From the genome of Elusimicrobiota bacterium, one region includes:
- a CDS encoding tetratricopeptide repeat protein produces MVRRWVREENKRDIIVETTKKVLDWYDGNKQTAMAVAGITLVVVVVALLFIYNINQSNKNVEDRISQLHGLLYSGNYSQALMLCDDTLKSYSTTNAAKSVYVYKAIALYNSQQYKEAAVAYREFINRKGQKVVIPIAMLNEAVATEAQGDYVKAVELYDNVIKAYPDHYIAPSALWNLARCYMIANRGDEAVKTYERIITRYPNTYWKQKAEEKIVMLKTGNK; encoded by the coding sequence ATGGTAAGGCGTTGGGTAAGAGAAGAGAATAAACGGGATATTATTGTTGAAACAACAAAAAAAGTGCTGGACTGGTACGACGGGAATAAACAGACCGCAATGGCAGTAGCGGGAATAACTCTCGTTGTGGTAGTCGTTGCGTTGTTGTTCATTTATAATATTAACCAGTCAAACAAAAATGTTGAGGACCGTATTTCGCAACTGCACGGGTTGTTGTATTCAGGTAATTATTCGCAGGCGTTAATGCTGTGCGATGATACACTAAAAAGTTATTCCACAACTAATGCCGCGAAAAGTGTTTACGTTTACAAAGCTATTGCGTTGTATAATTCTCAGCAGTATAAAGAAGCTGCGGTGGCGTACCGCGAATTTATTAACCGCAAAGGACAGAAGGTTGTTATACCGATCGCTATGCTTAACGAAGCAGTAGCGACGGAAGCACAGGGGGATTATGTAAAAGCTGTTGAGTTGTATGATAATGTCATCAAAGCGTATCCTGATCATTACATCGCGCCATCGGCGTTATGGAACCTTGCACGGTGTTATATGATTGCTAACCGTGGGGATGAGGCTGTCAAAACGTATGAACGTATAATTACGCGGTATCCGAATACTTACTGGAAACAAAAAGCTGAAGAAAAAATTGTGATGTTAAAAACCGGAAATAAGTAA
- a CDS encoding histidinol phosphate phosphatase domain-containing protein: protein MAGIFYDFHTHTFFSDGDLSPSELVYRGKVAGYRAIALTDHCDLSNIDFVVKRMCVVSKVLSKEYGITVIPGAELTYVPPRIIPETIMYARRLGAKIVVVHGETTVEPVPPGTNYAAVKGKADILAHPGKLEAEVARIAAKNGVLLELTTRRGHKLTNLRVAQTAKKCNAKLVINTDTHTPENIMDTVKFKKLVKQAGLTLGEIDKIRSNSIELIRKKGYTEKW from the coding sequence ATGGCTGGTATATTTTACGATTTTCATACACATACGTTTTTTTCTGATGGAGATTTATCCCCAAGTGAACTTGTATATCGCGGGAAAGTTGCGGGTTATCGCGCTATTGCCTTAACTGACCATTGTGATTTATCAAATATTGATTTTGTGGTGAAAAGGATGTGTGTAGTATCCAAAGTGTTGTCAAAAGAATACGGGATTACCGTTATCCCCGGTGCGGAACTTACATATGTACCACCGAGGATTATCCCTGAAACCATAATGTATGCGAGGCGTCTTGGCGCGAAGATTGTCGTAGTTCACGGTGAAACTACGGTAGAGCCTGTTCCTCCGGGGACGAATTATGCGGCAGTTAAAGGTAAAGCCGATATCCTTGCTCATCCCGGGAAGCTGGAAGCAGAAGTTGCGCGAATTGCCGCAAAAAACGGCGTATTGCTTGAGCTTACCACCAGGCGGGGGCATAAGTTAACAAACTTAAGGGTTGCACAGACTGCAAAAAAATGTAATGCAAAACTTGTTATCAATACTGATACGCATACGCCGGAAAATATTATGGATACTGTAAAGTTTAAAAAACTTGTAAAACAAGCAGGGTTAACCCTGGGTGAAATTGATAAAATCAGGAGTAATAGTATCGAATTGATTAGAAAGAAAGGGTATACTGAAAAATGGTAA